Part of the Bacteroidota bacterium genome is shown below.
GCTGCAAGCCGAAAATATTACAATGCCAGCAGGCTCCATCAAAATGGAGCGGATGGAATACAACATCCGCATACCGGGCGAATTTACCGATGCAAACCAGATCGCAAACATCGTTGTCGGAAAGTCGCCTACGGGTAGCAGTCTAATTTATTTGAAAGATGTTGCTGAAGTTATAGATACTTTGAAGGAACGGACTATTAACGTCCGTTTGAACGGTGGCCGTGGGCTGCAAATTATCGTGCAAAAACAATCGGGTGCCAACACAGTCGCAGTTGCTTCAGCAGTGAACAAAAAGTTGGAAGAACTTAAAAAAGACTTACCATCCGATGTTAAACTTGAACAAATTTTAGACGGCTCGGTTTTTATTTTGAATTCTATTAACAATTTGACTGAAGCAATTCTGTTAGGCGGCTTTTTCGTATCAATCGTGGTATTGGTTTTTTTACGCCAATGGAAAGCAACAATCATCATCATACTTACAATTCCATTCTCGTTGATAGTCGCATTTATCTATTTATATTTTTCTAACAATACGATAAATATTATTTCACTCTCTTCCCTATCTATTGCAATCGGAATGGTAGTTGACGATGCGATAGTTATACTCGAAAACATTTCACGGCACGTTGACCGGGGCGCCCGTCCGCGCGAGGCTTCAATTTTCGGTTCAACAGAAGTCGGTCTGGCAGTAACAGCCGCTACTCTAACAATCGTCGCAGTATTTTTTCCTCTCACCTTCTTAACAGGAATGGCGGGAATAATGTTCAAGCAGTTAGGCTATCTTGTTACAATCACAATTCTAACCTCGCTGTTCGCATCGCTGACTTTGATACCAATGCTTTCTTCTCGCTGGTTAAAATCCAAAAAAGAAGAAGAACAAAAGCCGAAGCGCTTTCTGAAATTATTTGATAATAGCGAAAAGATTTTCACCTCTGTTGAAACATTTTACGGTAAAGCCCTTGAATGGTCGTTAGACCACCGAAAATATGTTATCATCGCAGGCATAGTTATCTTCTTTGTGGTTGTCGGAAGTTTTCCGTTTCTAGGTAAAGGGACTGAGTTTATGCCCAAGAGCGATGAATCGCAAATCCAGATATATGTGGAATTGCAGACAGGCAACAATTTAGATGAAACAATAAAAACAGCAAGACAAGTTGAACAGATTATACAAAAAGAGGCTCCTGAAATTGAGTTCTTGGCGGTTCGTTCGGGGATTAACGATGAAGGATTTTCAGCAGCACTATTCGGACAAAAAGAAGGGCTTCATATGTTCAATATTCAAACGCGTCTTTCAAGAAAAAATGAACGTAAGCGTTCAGTGTTTGAAATAGCGGATATTTTGCGAGAAAAACTCAAACCGGTTGCTGGCATTACTCAACTAAATATATTTTTAGCATCAACACTTTTCGGGAGCGGTAAACCGCTTGCAATCGATATTATAGGGCACGATTTGAATAAAACAACTCTGCTTGCAAACGAAATAGCTGAAATTGCTAAAAAGACCGGAGGCACACGCGACGTTGATATTAGCAGAAGCCCTGAACGCCCTGAGTTGCAGGTAATCCTAAACCGCGATAAAATTGCTATGGTAGGTTTGAATACATCGACTGTTGCTACTGCTATCCGGAGCAGTATGTATGGATTGACTCCGACACGGTACCGTGAAGGCGGCGACGAGTATGATATTTTCATAAGATACAATAAAGATAACCGAACAAGTATAAGCGATTTGGAACAGGTGCCAATTACGACAATGACCGGACAAATTGTAAAACTTAAAGACATTGGTAAAATAGTTGAAGAATTTTCGCCACCTGATATCAAACGAAAAAATCAGGAGCGCGTTGTTACAGTTGCT
Proteins encoded:
- a CDS encoding efflux RND transporter permease subunit — its product is MNLPKVFVRRPVTTIMVFMGLLIVGIFALVQLPIDFFPEIEPPIVSVLTSYPGASAQDVEKNVTKILETSLGTVSELKKITSTSMDNVSVVTLEFEWGTNLDEASNNVRDALEFGKRRLPDDVETPMIFKFSTSWFPVVFLSATANENYPGLNKLIEQKIADPLKRVPGVGTVLMFGGPIRQIQINVDPKRLEAYNLTIQRIGQSLQAENITMPAGSIKMERMEYNIRIPGEFTDANQIANIVVGKSPTGSSLIYLKDVAEVIDTLKERTINVRLNGGRGLQIIVQKQSGANTVAVASAVNKKLEELKKDLPSDVKLEQILDGSVFILNSINNLTEAILLGGFFVSIVVLVFLRQWKATIIIILTIPFSLIVAFIYLYFSNNTINIISLSSLSIAIGMVVDDAIVILENISRHVDRGARPREASIFGSTEVGLAVTAATLTIVAVFFPLTFLTGMAGIMFKQLGYLVTITILTSLFASLTLIPMLSSRWLKSKKEEEQKPKRFLKLFDNSEKIFTSVETFYGKALEWSLDHRKYVIIAGIVIFFVVVGSFPFLGKGTEFMPKSDESQIQIYVELQTGNNLDETIKTARQVEQIIQKEAPEIEFLAVRSGINDEGFSAALFGQKEGLHMFNIQTRLSRKNERKRSVFEIADILREKLKPVAGITQLNIFLASTLFGSGKPLAIDIIGHDLNKTTLLANEIAEIAKKTGGTRDVDISRSPERPELQVILNRDKIAMVGLNTSTVATAIRSSMYGLTPTRYREGGDEYDIFIRYNKDNRTSISDLEQVPITTMTGQIVKLKDIGKIVEEFSPPDIKRKNQERVVTVAANTEDRSLGDITNDLKAAIAKLDIPADITIEFAGQVEQQQDTFQDLLLFMILSIFLVYIVMASQFESLIDPFIIMFSVPFSFVGVFLALMLTGQTFSVISFLGAVLLIGIVVKNAIVLIDYTNITRARGIGLREAIVYSGKNRLRPVLMTTITTLLGMLPLALSTGEGSETWNPLGISVIGGLTVSTIITLVFVPVIYSLFRTKLLKKEVD